The following proteins are encoded in a genomic region of Paenibacillus sp. FSL R7-0273:
- a CDS encoding LLM class flavin-dependent oxidoreductase, with translation MVKQLRDIPISVLDLAPIVEGGTAADSLQNTLDLARHAEGWGYKRYWLAEHHNMTGIASSATSVVIGHVAAGTKSIRVGSGGIMLSNHAPLMIAEQFGTLESLFPGRIDLGLGRAPGSDQAAARALRRGLGSDGSEFPEQLSELRAYFDPDGAGSRPLGVRATPGEGLNVPIWLLGSSGFSAQLAGQLGLPFAFASHFAPDYLLPALHLYRTSFKPSAVLDKPHVMVGLGVTAADTTAAARWLATSQQQQFLNIIRGRTGKLQPPVDDMEPLWSPQERALLLDKQKYSIAGDKNAIKERLLQILEETEADEFIIASQIYDHTARLRSYELVAELIKEN, from the coding sequence ATTGTGAAGCAACTGCGGGATATTCCGATTTCTGTGCTGGACCTTGCTCCGATTGTAGAGGGCGGAACAGCAGCGGATTCACTGCAAAATACACTAGATTTGGCCCGTCATGCCGAAGGGTGGGGTTATAAGCGCTACTGGCTGGCGGAGCATCATAATATGACCGGTATTGCCAGCTCAGCGACCTCTGTCGTTATCGGGCATGTAGCTGCCGGAACCAAGAGCATCCGCGTCGGCTCAGGCGGAATTATGCTCAGCAACCACGCGCCGCTGATGATCGCCGAGCAGTTCGGGACACTGGAGTCGCTGTTCCCCGGACGCATCGACCTCGGCCTCGGCAGAGCCCCCGGCTCTGACCAGGCAGCAGCGAGAGCGCTGCGGCGCGGCCTGGGCAGTGACGGCAGTGAATTCCCTGAGCAGCTCAGCGAGCTCAGGGCCTACTTCGATCCGGACGGTGCCGGATCACGCCCGCTCGGGGTACGCGCTACACCGGGCGAAGGACTGAACGTGCCGATCTGGCTGCTCGGCTCCAGCGGCTTCAGCGCGCAGCTGGCCGGACAGCTGGGCTTGCCGTTTGCTTTTGCCAGCCACTTTGCTCCGGATTACCTGCTGCCTGCGCTGCACTTATACCGCACCAGCTTCAAGCCGTCGGCTGTGCTCGACAAGCCGCATGTGATGGTCGGACTTGGGGTTACCGCCGCAGATACTACAGCCGCCGCACGCTGGCTTGCTACTTCACAGCAGCAGCAGTTCCTGAATATTATCCGCGGCCGCACAGGCAAGCTTCAGCCTCCGGTGGATGATATGGAGCCGCTGTGGTCGCCGCAGGAAAGAGCTCTTCTGCTGGATAAGCAGAAATACTCCATTGCCGGGGATAAGAATGCTATCAAGGAACGTCTTCTGCAAATTCTCGAAGAAACGGAGGCCGATGAATTTATCATCGCCTCCCAGATCTATGATCATACGGCACGCCTGCGTTCGTATGAGCTGGTGGCTGAGCTTATCAAAGAAAACTAA
- a CDS encoding LacI family DNA-binding transcriptional regulator, with the protein MKPTIRDVARMAEVSISTVSRVMNAPETVVPSKRNRVIEAIKELKYQPNAFARGLIYKKSFTLGLLIPDIENLYFAGLIRGMQDACIKLGYSLMICNTDRELERTLSYMDTLHEKQVDGIVFASDVLYPEYYEKLTDCRIPFVLVSSHSDEFEVPSIEVDDELAAYDAVKFLIELGHKEIGMIGFNHDNSVSGPPRAAGFVRALTECGLERNAGKIKYANHRFEQAYQAAHELFSDYPELSAVFCVADEFAMGTISYLKDRNILVPGQVSVVGFDNLRMSGMFIPKLTTIAQPIYQLGYRAAEKLHELLTTGNVAVMKEKMKHKLIVRESSRER; encoded by the coding sequence ATGAAACCAACGATAAGAGATGTCGCCAGAATGGCAGAGGTATCAATCAGTACAGTATCCAGGGTCATGAATGCGCCGGAGACCGTCGTACCAAGTAAACGCAACAGGGTTATTGAAGCTATCAAAGAGCTGAAGTATCAGCCCAATGCGTTTGCGCGCGGATTGATTTACAAAAAGTCCTTTACATTAGGGCTGCTGATACCGGATATTGAGAATCTGTACTTCGCCGGTTTGATCCGCGGAATGCAGGATGCCTGTATTAAGCTCGGGTACAGTCTGATGATCTGTAATACAGACCGTGAGCTGGAGCGTACCCTGTCTTACATGGATACGTTGCATGAGAAGCAGGTGGACGGAATTGTGTTCGCAAGTGATGTGCTGTATCCGGAGTATTATGAGAAGCTTACGGATTGCCGGATTCCGTTTGTGCTGGTATCCTCTCACTCCGATGAGTTCGAGGTGCCTTCCATCGAGGTGGATGATGAGCTGGCTGCCTATGACGCAGTAAAATTCCTGATCGAGCTGGGGCATAAAGAGATCGGCATGATTGGCTTCAATCATGATAACTCAGTATCAGGACCGCCGCGTGCCGCCGGGTTCGTCAGAGCGCTGACAGAATGCGGGCTGGAGCGGAATGCCGGAAAGATTAAGTATGCCAATCACCGCTTCGAGCAGGCCTATCAGGCTGCGCATGAGCTGTTCAGCGATTATCCGGAGCTTAGCGCCGTATTCTGTGTAGCAGATGAGTTTGCAATGGGCACGATCTCGTACCTGAAGGACCGCAATATTCTTGTACCGGGGCAGGTGTCGGTTGTCGGATTCGATAATCTGCGGATGTCCGGGATGTTCATTCCGAAGCTGACAACAATTGCGCAGCCGATCTACCAGCTGGGCTACCGGGCTGCCGAGAAGCTGCATGAACTGCTGACTACAGGCAATGTTGCTGTAATGAAAGAAAAAATGAAGCATAAGCTGATTGTAAGGGAATCCTCAAGGGAAAGGTAG
- a CDS encoding LacI family DNA-binding transcriptional regulator: MPTIKDVALKAGVSVTTVSRVLNNRGYLSEELKKKVLQAMDELNYRPNELARSLSRSRSNIIGLIIPSVAHPFFGELTGYIEEHAYHSGCKLLLCNSQQDKQKELEYIDMLRASRVDGIIMGSHTLEVEAYQQMNLPLVTFDRQISPAIPYVCSDNYQGGVLATRLLIDKGCRQLAHIGGHPGLNILSGLRFEAFAATAQAQHIPYTLLHTDDNSFDVGAYERLLDQLFREQPGTDGIFAGSDIIAAYALKACREHGRRVPEDVRIVGYDGIALRSMLGPALSTIRQPIEAMGKLAVDLILRQVHGAPVSAKYVLPVELEAGETA; encoded by the coding sequence ATGCCTACAATTAAGGACGTGGCGCTAAAAGCGGGCGTCTCGGTCACCACCGTTTCCCGGGTGCTGAACAACAGGGGATATTTAAGCGAGGAACTGAAAAAAAAGGTACTGCAGGCCATGGACGAGCTGAATTACCGCCCTAACGAGCTGGCCCGTTCGCTCAGCCGTTCAAGGTCGAATATTATCGGACTGATTATCCCCAGCGTTGCCCATCCTTTTTTCGGGGAGCTTACCGGCTATATTGAGGAGCACGCCTACCACAGCGGCTGCAAGCTCCTGCTCTGCAACTCACAGCAGGATAAGCAAAAGGAGCTGGAGTATATCGATATGCTGCGCGCCAGCCGGGTTGACGGGATCATTATGGGCAGCCACACGCTGGAGGTGGAGGCCTACCAGCAGATGAATCTGCCTCTGGTCACCTTTGACCGGCAGATTTCGCCCGCCATTCCTTACGTCTGCTCCGACAACTATCAGGGCGGCGTGCTGGCCACCCGTCTCCTGATTGACAAAGGCTGCCGGCAGCTTGCCCATATCGGCGGCCATCCCGGCCTGAATATCCTGTCCGGTCTGCGCTTTGAGGCGTTTGCCGCTACTGCGCAGGCGCAGCATATCCCGTATACGCTGCTGCATACGGATGACAACAGCTTCGATGTCGGGGCCTATGAGCGGCTGCTCGATCAGCTGTTCCGCGAGCAGCCCGGCACGGACGGCATCTTTGCCGGCAGTGATATCATCGCGGCGTATGCACTCAAGGCCTGCCGGGAGCATGGCCGGCGGGTGCCGGAGGATGTGCGTATTGTCGGCTATGACGGCATCGCCCTGCGCAGCATGCTCGGGCCTGCGCTCAGCACCATCCGCCAGCCCATCGAGGCCATGGGCAAGCTGGCCGTCGATCTGATTCTCCGCCAGGTGCACGGCGCACCGGTCTCCGCCAAGTACGTGCTGCCGGTTGAGTTAGAGGCAGGGGAGACGGCCTAA
- a CDS encoding carbohydrate ABC transporter permease codes for MVGKKKRKGGKTLVNIVLGVICFLWLLPTLGLFISSFRPAADILQTGWWKVFPHQEWTAGETLQLSKEVDLREPIEVNGRTYSDDELKAGVKAEDSRLIWENRRARTVNVQEQGWKTTPELTLDNYNNVLSGKEYKLKEADGSETTQKGTGLSQAFWNTLTIAVPATVIPVLIASFAAYAFAWLRFPGRKTLFVIIIAMLVIPIQVALIPVLKDYTALGLNGSYLGIWLAHTAFGLPLVTYFMYNFISQLPKDLFESAFIDGASHFTIFSRLILPLSVPALASIGIFQFLWVWNDYLVSLIFIGNQPSVQVMSMKIADLAGSRGNDWHLLTSAAFISMLMPLAIFFLLQKYFVRGLMGGSVKG; via the coding sequence ATGGTGGGGAAAAAGAAAAGAAAAGGCGGAAAAACGCTCGTTAACATCGTCCTCGGCGTAATCTGCTTCCTCTGGCTGCTTCCGACACTGGGGCTGTTTATTTCCTCCTTCCGCCCGGCGGCGGATATTCTGCAGACCGGCTGGTGGAAGGTGTTCCCCCATCAGGAATGGACGGCAGGCGAGACGCTGCAGCTGTCCAAGGAGGTGGATCTGCGCGAGCCGATTGAGGTGAACGGCAGGACCTACAGCGATGATGAGCTAAAAGCGGGCGTGAAGGCAGAGGACAGCCGCCTGATCTGGGAGAACCGCAGAGCACGTACAGTTAACGTGCAGGAGCAGGGCTGGAAGACAACCCCTGAGCTGACGCTCGACAATTACAACAATGTGCTGTCCGGCAAGGAGTATAAGCTCAAGGAAGCCGACGGCAGTGAGACAACGCAAAAGGGTACGGGCTTATCCCAGGCCTTCTGGAATACACTGACGATTGCTGTGCCGGCTACCGTTATTCCGGTGCTGATTGCCTCTTTTGCCGCGTATGCCTTTGCCTGGCTGCGGTTTCCCGGCCGCAAAACGCTGTTCGTCATCATTATTGCGATGCTGGTTATTCCGATTCAGGTTGCCCTGATTCCGGTGCTGAAGGATTACACGGCGCTGGGGCTTAACGGCAGCTATCTCGGGATCTGGCTGGCGCATACCGCCTTCGGCCTGCCGCTGGTTACATATTTCATGTACAACTTTATCAGCCAGCTTCCTAAGGATCTGTTCGAGTCGGCGTTTATTGACGGTGCCAGCCACTTTACCATTTTCAGCAGGCTGATTCTGCCGCTGTCCGTGCCGGCACTCGCTTCGATTGGTATTTTCCAGTTCCTCTGGGTGTGGAACGATTATCTGGTGTCGCTGATCTTTATCGGCAACCAGCCGTCGGTGCAGGTCATGTCGATGAAAATCGCCGATCTGGCCGGCTCGCGCGGCAACGACTGGCATCTGCTGACTTCGGCCGCCTTTATCTCCATGCTGATGCCGCTGGCGATTTTCTTCCTGCTGCAGAAGTATTTTGTCCGAGGGCTGATGGGCGGCTCCGTGAAAGGCTAA
- a CDS encoding HAD-IA family hydrolase — protein MKMKPYEHPPALYPYREWSLGEDTYEEEYNQRSESVFALGNGYIGMRGNFEEGYHGTAGTTVAGNYLNGFYDTEPVVYPEGAYGLPEVNQSMLNVTEARIIELEIEGYPFRLDSGKVHSCRRWLDMQTGLLHREVEWESPGGQRVKLAIRRMVSLRHKHLAAIDYAVTALNFAGTLQFVSALDGEIRRSEASADPRLGSGGARPSLLLEDSGYEEAAGVLWMRQRTRHTRFVLYTAASHRLQAASGRGLAPQLDGQRISAGYTAGVQCGETVILTKYITYYTSKDYPEEELQDRSAGVLKMAEGCGFNGLADEQRAYLDQFWAHTDVEIKGDPALQQGIRFNLFQLLQSTGRDGVTNIAAKGLTGEGYEGHYFWDTEMYMLPFFTYTQPEIARKLLEFRYATLDKARERAAVLSQKGALYPWRTIDGTENSAYFPAGTAQAHINADIAYGIKQYVQATGDVEFLVSRGAEILCETSRFWTDLGYFNPARGGAFCINGITGPDEYTAIVNNNAYTNLMVQDQLIYAYETVLLLQQEYPADYARLRQSIGLTEGEAEMWREAADRMFIPFDEQLGIYAQDDTFLSKRRWDFEQTPADKYPLLLHFHPLVIYRHQVLKQADLVMAMFLLGDKFRLVDKIRNYQYYEPLTTHDSSLSPCIHSIISAEIGDLAAAYGYFDRTVRMDLDDINRNAKDGLHMAAMAGSWMSIVNGFGGLRQVDGTLCFDPALPEQWQSFRFKVTARGQLLDVCIGSEAAVYTLLEGSGLQIRHRGQPVLLQPQQPVSLLLARQLEAVIFDLDGVIAGTAGLHDQAWQVLSDKKDAGCRQLLEQLTPADLLPGILELLDSLAQRGIACGLASASLNAPLLLQRLGIGSRFQAIADPAALQKGKPDAEIFLTAAELLGVPPQGCIGIEAAAAGIASIKAAGMLAVGIGSREQLGAADLLLPSTAELTVEKLLALFGRKV, from the coding sequence ATGAAGATGAAGCCGTATGAGCATCCGCCTGCACTATACCCGTACCGGGAATGGAGCCTGGGCGAGGATACCTATGAGGAGGAGTATAATCAGCGCAGCGAGAGCGTGTTCGCGCTCGGCAACGGCTATATCGGGATGCGCGGGAACTTCGAGGAGGGCTATCATGGAACGGCCGGCACTACGGTTGCCGGCAATTACCTGAACGGGTTCTACGACACCGAACCGGTCGTCTATCCCGAGGGGGCTTACGGGCTGCCTGAAGTTAACCAGTCGATGCTGAATGTGACCGAGGCGCGGATCATAGAGCTGGAGATTGAGGGGTATCCCTTCCGGCTGGACAGCGGGAAGGTACACAGCTGCCGGCGCTGGCTGGATATGCAGACCGGCCTCCTGCACCGCGAGGTCGAGTGGGAGTCGCCCGGCGGGCAGCGGGTGAAGCTCGCGATCCGGCGGATGGTCTCGCTGCGGCACAAGCATCTGGCCGCAATTGATTACGCCGTAACGGCGCTGAACTTCGCCGGCACGCTGCAGTTTGTCTCCGCGCTGGACGGGGAGATCCGCCGGTCCGAGGCCAGCGCTGATCCGCGGCTCGGGTCAGGCGGTGCCCGGCCGAGCCTGCTGCTGGAGGACAGCGGCTATGAGGAAGCCGCTGGGGTATTATGGATGCGGCAGCGGACGCGGCATACGCGCTTTGTGCTGTACACGGCGGCAAGCCACAGGCTGCAGGCGGCGTCGGGCCGCGGGCTTGCGCCGCAGCTGGACGGCCAGCGCATCTCGGCCGGCTATACGGCCGGGGTGCAGTGCGGGGAAACCGTTATATTGACCAAATATATAACGTATTACACCTCGAAGGATTACCCGGAGGAGGAGCTGCAGGATCGGAGTGCTGGTGTACTGAAGATGGCGGAAGGCTGCGGGTTTAACGGACTTGCGGATGAACAGCGCGCGTATCTTGATCAGTTCTGGGCACATACCGATGTGGAAATCAAGGGTGATCCGGCGCTGCAGCAGGGCATCCGCTTCAATCTGTTTCAGCTGCTGCAGTCCACCGGCCGGGACGGTGTGACCAACATCGCAGCCAAGGGACTTACCGGCGAGGGATACGAGGGGCATTATTTTTGGGACACGGAAATGTACATGCTGCCGTTCTTCACCTACACTCAGCCGGAGATTGCCCGGAAGCTGCTGGAATTCCGCTATGCCACGCTGGATAAGGCCCGGGAGCGGGCAGCGGTGCTGTCTCAGAAAGGGGCGCTGTATCCATGGCGCACCATTGACGGAACCGAGAACTCGGCTTATTTCCCGGCGGGGACGGCCCAGGCGCACATTAATGCCGATATTGCCTACGGGATTAAGCAGTATGTGCAGGCAACAGGGGATGTGGAGTTCCTGGTCAGCCGGGGGGCGGAAATCCTGTGTGAAACCTCGCGCTTCTGGACAGACCTGGGGTACTTTAATCCCGCGCGCGGCGGAGCCTTTTGTATTAACGGAATCACCGGGCCGGATGAGTACACAGCCATTGTTAATAACAACGCCTATACAAATCTGATGGTCCAGGATCAGCTTATTTATGCTTATGAGACAGTCCTTCTGCTCCAGCAGGAGTATCCGGCAGATTACGCACGGCTTCGCCAGTCCATCGGCTTGACTGAGGGGGAGGCGGAAATGTGGAGGGAGGCCGCTGACCGGATGTTTATCCCGTTTGATGAGCAGCTGGGCATTTACGCTCAGGATGATACGTTCCTGAGTAAGCGGAGATGGGATTTTGAGCAGACGCCTGCAGATAAATACCCGCTGCTGCTGCATTTTCATCCGCTGGTCATCTACCGCCATCAGGTATTGAAGCAGGCGGATCTGGTAATGGCCATGTTCCTGCTCGGAGACAAGTTCCGTCTGGTCGATAAAATCCGTAACTACCAGTACTATGAGCCGCTGACGACTCATGATTCTTCGCTGTCGCCCTGCATACACAGTATTATTTCGGCGGAGATCGGCGACCTGGCTGCAGCTTACGGCTACTTCGACCGTACGGTACGGATGGACCTGGATGACATTAACCGCAACGCAAAGGACGGGCTGCATATGGCTGCAATGGCCGGTTCCTGGATGTCGATTGTGAACGGGTTCGGCGGCCTGCGGCAGGTTGACGGTACGCTGTGCTTTGATCCGGCACTGCCGGAGCAGTGGCAGAGCTTCCGCTTCAAGGTTACCGCCCGCGGCCAACTGCTCGACGTCTGCATCGGCAGCGAAGCGGCGGTTTATACGCTGCTGGAAGGCAGCGGGCTGCAGATCAGGCACCGCGGCCAGCCTGTGCTGCTACAGCCGCAGCAGCCGGTAAGCCTGCTGCTGGCCCGGCAGCTGGAGGCTGTGATCTTCGATCTGGACGGCGTAATCGCCGGTACCGCCGGACTGCATGATCAGGCCTGGCAGGTGCTGTCCGATAAAAAAGATGCCGGCTGCAGGCAGCTGCTGGAGCAGCTGACGCCAGCCGATCTCCTGCCGGGAATCCTGGAGCTGCTGGATTCCCTTGCTCAGCGGGGCATCGCCTGCGGGCTGGCCTCGGCCAGCCTGAATGCGCCGCTGCTTCTGCAGCGGCTCGGTATCGGCAGCCGGTTCCAGGCCATCGCCGATCCGGCGGCGCTGCAGAAGGGCAAACCCGATGCGGAGATTTTCCTCACCGCAGCGGAGCTGCTTGGAGTCCCGCCGCAGGGCTGCATCGGCATTGAGGCTGCGGCGGCAGGCATCGCCTCCATCAAAGCCGCCGGCATGCTGGCCGTCGGCATCGGCAGCCGGGAGCAGCTCGGCGCAGCCGACCTGCTGCTGCCTTCTACCGCGGAGCTGACGGTAGAAAAGCTGCTGGCGCTGTTCGGTAGGAAGGTATAG
- a CDS encoding carbohydrate ABC transporter permease, producing MDAQIKAKPGVTSTQARQTISVRAILLSLGVLLANIVVNGLIFLFFRDSTLNPLVTAVLAVLWGVLGVYLIYYTLTWAAEQYPDHIRRRVLPFVFVGPAVLILGWLLILPALRTLYLSFFNASSEKFVGFGNYAAIFSDRLMATALRNNLLWVFVGTLACVCLGLLIAILADRSSYEKIAKSIIFMPMAISFVAAGVIWKFVYYYQPGDEQIGLLNAMVTFFGGEPQAWTSMLQPWNNFFLIIILIWMQTGFAMVIFSAAIKGVPDDILEAARVDGAGEIKIFFGIIIPFISTTILTVTTTIIVFTLKIFDVVMVMTGGQYDTEVVATQFYRQFFMYRNFGYGSTLAIVLLIAVLPVILINLRQFRKQGGF from the coding sequence ATGGATGCACAAATAAAAGCAAAGCCAGGCGTTACAAGTACGCAGGCCAGGCAGACAATCAGTGTCAGGGCTATTCTTTTATCACTGGGTGTGCTGCTGGCGAACATTGTGGTGAACGGGCTGATCTTCCTCTTTTTCCGTGATTCCACGCTTAACCCGCTGGTTACTGCTGTGCTGGCTGTGCTGTGGGGCGTGCTTGGCGTTTATCTGATCTATTACACCCTGACCTGGGCGGCTGAGCAATATCCGGATCACATCCGCAGGAGGGTGCTGCCGTTTGTTTTTGTCGGGCCGGCGGTGTTGATTCTGGGCTGGCTGCTGATCCTGCCTGCACTGCGGACGCTGTACCTGAGCTTTTTCAATGCCTCCTCTGAAAAGTTTGTGGGCTTTGGCAACTACGCGGCGATCTTCAGTGACCGGCTGATGGCTACCGCGCTGCGCAATAACCTGCTGTGGGTATTTGTCGGAACGCTGGCCTGTGTGTGCCTGGGGCTGCTTATTGCCATTCTGGCCGACCGCAGCAGCTACGAAAAAATTGCCAAATCCATTATCTTCATGCCCATGGCAATCTCTTTTGTGGCCGCAGGGGTTATCTGGAAATTTGTCTACTATTATCAGCCGGGCGATGAGCAGATTGGACTGCTGAATGCAATGGTCACCTTTTTTGGCGGTGAACCGCAGGCCTGGACGAGTATGCTGCAGCCGTGGAACAACTTTTTCCTCATCATCATTCTGATCTGGATGCAGACAGGGTTTGCGATGGTTATTTTCTCGGCGGCGATCAAGGGGGTTCCCGACGATATTCTGGAGGCCGCACGCGTTGACGGCGCCGGTGAGATCAAGATTTTTTTCGGCATAATCATACCGTTCATTTCTACCACCATCCTGACGGTGACCACCACCATTATTGTGTTTACATTGAAAATATTTGACGTCGTCATGGTGATGACGGGAGGTCAATACGATACAGAGGTTGTTGCGACACAGTTCTACCGGCAGTTTTTCATGTACCGCAATTTCGGGTACGGCTCGACGCTGGCTATTGTGCTCCTGATCGCCGTACTGCCTGTTATTCTCATTAATTTGCGCCAGTTCCGTAAGCAGGGGGGATTCTAA
- a CDS encoding ABC transporter substrate-binding protein, whose protein sequence is MRRTPGRKLPLAMVLCLSFTMMLSGCGGNNSNNAAPTNSPAATEAPAADNNKDTTNNADSAATGSPLELAMKGEYKGTKVTMFGPFVDADQVKFESSIKEFEEKTGIDIQYEGSKEFEATINIRVDGGNAPDIADFPQPGLLASIAKTGKVVDLTGVLDQEKLKGNYNQSWLDMSTMDGKDGKIMAGIWNRSNVKSLVWYPKKQFDDAGYTVPQTWDELLALTEQIAKDGDPAWAIGIESGAATGWPATDWVENIMLRTTSPENYDKWVSGELPFTSPEVKNAIEVMSKIWLNEDYVYGGTKSIVTTAFGDAPKPMFDNPPKAWFNLIGNFITSFFPETAKVDVDYDWFYLPPIDEQYGKPVLVAGDIYAMFNDRPEVRAVMEFFTTGESIKSWVQSGGVVAPMNDAPLDWYQSESDRRMAQLVQEASTLRFDGSDLMPGKVGAGTFWKGMTDYVSGTATLDQALEQIQSGWNN, encoded by the coding sequence ATGAGAAGAACTCCAGGACGCAAGCTGCCGCTTGCAATGGTGCTGTGTTTATCGTTCACCATGATGCTAAGCGGCTGCGGCGGAAATAACAGTAATAATGCGGCGCCGACTAATAGTCCGGCTGCAACGGAAGCACCAGCTGCTGATAACAACAAAGATACGACAAATAATGCAGATTCTGCAGCAACTGGATCTCCGCTCGAGCTAGCGATGAAGGGCGAATACAAAGGAACCAAGGTCACAATGTTTGGGCCGTTCGTGGATGCCGACCAGGTGAAATTTGAGAGCAGCATCAAAGAGTTTGAAGAGAAAACCGGAATCGATATCCAGTATGAGGGCTCCAAGGAATTTGAAGCGACCATAAACATCCGTGTTGACGGCGGCAATGCGCCGGACATCGCCGACTTCCCGCAGCCGGGACTGCTTGCTTCCATTGCCAAGACCGGCAAGGTGGTTGACCTGACAGGCGTGCTGGATCAGGAGAAGCTGAAGGGCAACTACAATCAGAGCTGGCTGGATATGTCCACGATGGACGGCAAGGACGGCAAAATTATGGCCGGGATCTGGAACCGCAGCAATGTAAAGAGTCTGGTCTGGTATCCGAAAAAGCAGTTTGACGATGCAGGCTACACTGTCCCGCAGACGTGGGATGAGCTGCTGGCCCTTACCGAGCAGATTGCCAAGGATGGAGATCCCGCCTGGGCTATCGGTATTGAGAGCGGTGCAGCAACAGGCTGGCCGGCAACGGACTGGGTAGAAAATATAATGCTGCGTACAACATCGCCTGAGAATTATGACAAATGGGTTAGCGGTGAGCTGCCTTTTACCTCTCCTGAAGTGAAAAATGCCATAGAGGTGATGTCGAAGATTTGGCTTAACGAGGACTATGTCTACGGCGGGACTAAATCAATTGTAACCACCGCATTCGGTGATGCTCCGAAGCCTATGTTTGATAATCCGCCAAAAGCCTGGTTTAACCTGATCGGTAACTTTATCACCAGCTTTTTCCCGGAAACGGCCAAGGTAGATGTAGATTATGACTGGTTCTACCTGCCGCCGATTGATGAGCAGTACGGCAAGCCTGTACTCGTAGCAGGTGATATCTACGCCATGTTCAACGACCGTCCGGAGGTGCGTGCGGTTATGGAATTCTTCACTACCGGTGAATCCATTAAGTCCTGGGTGCAGTCGGGCGGGGTGGTTGCTCCGATGAATGATGCACCGCTTGACTGGTACCAGTCAGAATCTGACCGCCGGATGGCGCAGCTGGTGCAGGAAGCCTCAACCCTGCGGTTTGACGGCTCCGACCTTATGCCGGGCAAGGTGGGTGCAGGTACGTTCTGGAAAGGCATGACGGATTATGTGAGCGGTACAGCTACACTGGATCAGGCACTGGAGCAAATCCAGTCAGGCTGGAATAACTAG